In Desulfovibrio aminophilus DSM 12254, one DNA window encodes the following:
- a CDS encoding ThiF family adenylyltransferase, whose product MNDDFLNRALPIFTEAGFAVIRSKLVAFAGLGGVGGGAFLALVRCGVTRFRLAENGVFDPPDMNRQAAAFGHTMERRKLEVYAELARSINPDVDLELFPEGVDEDNLERFLAGADLHVGVIDAEKGAEVKAKAPGLIQKHGLPMFTCGAVGFGSVLVGHEPGGMMPEEFWRLAKEKSNGGGLMPSLLEDFFNRPVMERIARGLASGKAPTTAIGCLAANALLACEVLVCLLRGTGLVDREPIYAPRFTMVDFLSQRLIVGDVSLGE is encoded by the coding sequence ATGAATGATGACTTCCTGAACCGGGCGCTGCCCATCTTCACCGAGGCGGGCTTCGCGGTCATCAGGAGCAAGCTCGTCGCCTTCGCCGGCCTGGGCGGCGTGGGCGGCGGCGCGTTTCTGGCCCTGGTCCGCTGCGGGGTGACGCGGTTCCGCCTGGCGGAAAACGGCGTCTTCGACCCCCCGGACATGAACCGGCAGGCCGCGGCCTTCGGCCACACCATGGAACGGCGCAAGCTCGAAGTCTATGCGGAGCTGGCCCGGTCCATCAATCCCGATGTGGACCTGGAACTCTTCCCGGAAGGGGTCGACGAGGACAACCTCGAACGGTTCCTGGCCGGAGCGGACCTGCATGTGGGGGTGATCGACGCGGAAAAGGGGGCCGAGGTCAAGGCCAAGGCTCCGGGCCTGATCCAAAAGCACGGCCTTCCCATGTTCACTTGCGGGGCCGTCGGTTTCGGCTCCGTGCTGGTGGGCCACGAGCCCGGCGGCATGATGCCGGAGGAGTTCTGGCGACTGGCGAAGGAGAAATCCAACGGCGGCGGCCTGATGCCGTCACTGCTCGAAGATTTCTTCAACCGTCCGGTGATGGAGCGCATCGCCCGGGGCTTGGCCTCCGGCAAAGCGCCCACCACGGCCATCGGATGCTTGGCGGCGAACGCGCTGCTGGCTTGCGAAGTCCTCGTCTGCCTGTTGCGGGGCACCGGTCTGGTGGACCGCGAACCGATCTACGCCCCGCGGTTCACCATGGTGGATTTCCTCAGCCAGAGACTGATCGTGGGCGACGTGAGCCTTGGGGAATGA
- a CDS encoding GNAT family N-acetyltransferase encodes MDRKELIRTLEESRREIEPGQDVGIEPFRPEDALGVALAYHEAYGDAFPLEYVYDPAEIARRNASGDLHTVVARTPKGEVVGLFGLFRPAPNPEVYEAGQLIVLKSYRKRNVATALSVEALDNLPVRLGLPVMICEALTNNVASQHLSEVKGMTFTGLEVECMPSLASAKADGPARNISLLLMFKVFDKSACAVHLPEAYRSFCQAAYAEMNLPRTILPGASPAGDTVVASRFVLPEIGLVRQTVQRCGKDLGELVIASEAAAGERGLVQVFLNLGDAAAPQAVEALRDRGYFFSGLLPYWFGADGLAMQKVGREPDWEAIQVCGPKADAVRVMVREDFKRAWKGRRS; translated from the coding sequence ATGGACCGCAAGGAACTGATCCGCACGCTTGAGGAGTCGCGCCGGGAGATCGAGCCCGGCCAGGATGTCGGCATCGAGCCTTTTCGTCCCGAGGACGCCCTGGGCGTCGCCCTGGCCTACCATGAGGCCTATGGCGACGCCTTTCCGCTTGAATATGTCTACGACCCGGCGGAGATCGCCCGCCGCAACGCCTCGGGCGACCTGCACACCGTGGTGGCCAGGACCCCCAAGGGGGAAGTGGTGGGACTTTTCGGGCTGTTCCGCCCCGCACCCAATCCCGAGGTCTACGAGGCCGGGCAGCTCATCGTCCTGAAAAGCTACCGGAAGCGCAACGTGGCCACGGCCCTGAGCGTGGAAGCGCTCGACAACCTTCCGGTGCGCCTTGGCCTGCCCGTCATGATCTGCGAGGCGCTCACCAACAACGTGGCCTCGCAACACTTGAGCGAGGTGAAGGGCATGACCTTCACCGGGCTTGAGGTGGAGTGCATGCCGTCCCTGGCCTCCGCCAAGGCGGACGGCCCGGCCCGCAACATTTCGCTGTTGCTGATGTTCAAGGTCTTCGACAAATCCGCCTGCGCCGTGCACCTGCCCGAGGCCTACCGGTCCTTCTGCCAGGCGGCCTACGCGGAGATGAACCTGCCCCGCACCATCCTGCCCGGGGCGTCTCCGGCGGGCGATACGGTGGTCGCGAGCCGGTTCGTCCTCCCGGAGATCGGGCTGGTGCGCCAGACCGTGCAACGCTGCGGCAAGGATCTTGGCGAGCTTGTCATCGCCTCCGAAGCCGCCGCCGGGGAGCGGGGCTTGGTCCAGGTGTTCCTGAACCTCGGCGACGCCGCCGCGCCCCAGGCCGTGGAGGCTTTGCGGGACAGGGGATATTTCTTCTCCGGCCTGCTGCCTTACTGGTTTGGGGCGGACGGCCTGGCCATGCAGAAGGTCGGCCGGGAGCCGGACTGGGAGGCCATTCAGGTCTGCGGCCCAAAAGCCGACGCGGTCCGCGTCATGGTTCGGGAAGACTTCAAACGCGCCTGGAAGGGCCGACGTTCATGA
- a CDS encoding amidohydrolase family protein, which yields MKRRDFLKASLAAAGLASLPVRLLAAGSANQPEAAEPPVFSGHSYVDCHLHYLDFLQVTDGLERLVAAMNAANVERAVLFGMPMIKQWDPSAPKKPKYYLSNDSRCYYYSGTDFLLLKHLSQAPAHIRSRFLPFICGVNANDMNAADLLRRLLGEYPGLIAGIGEIMCRHDDLTAQTYGEPPRPDHPALLPVYDLAAEMRMPVIIHHNISGVQMDEPLYLGEMENALRHNRKTNIVWAHVGVSRRVELSNLPEIAEGALQRHSNLYFDLSWLVFENYIAKDEASFATWAELIARRPGRFMVGTDVVGHWDKYPANILKYNALLDRLPPKTARMIARDNILGLIGKRAAAQLSGSAGEAVSARAV from the coding sequence ATGAAGCGTCGTGATTTCCTCAAGGCGTCCCTGGCCGCCGCCGGTCTGGCGTCCCTGCCCGTCCGCCTGCTGGCCGCAGGGTCGGCCAACCAGCCCGAGGCCGCCGAGCCGCCCGTGTTTTCCGGCCACAGCTATGTGGACTGCCATCTGCACTACCTGGACTTTCTCCAGGTCACGGACGGACTGGAGCGGCTGGTGGCGGCCATGAACGCGGCCAACGTGGAGCGGGCCGTGCTGTTCGGGATGCCCATGATCAAGCAATGGGACCCGTCCGCGCCCAAGAAGCCCAAGTACTACCTGTCCAACGACTCGCGCTGCTACTACTATTCCGGCACGGACTTCCTGTTGCTCAAGCACCTTTCCCAGGCCCCGGCGCACATCCGCTCGCGCTTCCTGCCCTTCATCTGCGGCGTCAACGCCAACGACATGAACGCGGCCGATCTCCTGCGGCGGCTTCTGGGCGAATATCCCGGCCTCATCGCGGGCATCGGCGAGATCATGTGCCGCCACGACGACCTCACGGCCCAGACCTACGGCGAGCCGCCCCGGCCGGACCATCCCGCCCTGCTGCCCGTCTACGACCTGGCCGCCGAAATGCGCATGCCCGTCATCATTCATCACAACATCTCCGGCGTGCAGATGGACGAGCCCCTCTACCTCGGGGAGATGGAGAACGCCCTGCGCCACAACCGCAAGACGAACATCGTCTGGGCGCACGTGGGCGTCTCGCGCCGGGTGGAGCTCTCCAACCTGCCGGAGATCGCCGAGGGCGCGCTTCAGCGCCACTCCAACCTTTATTTCGATCTTTCCTGGCTGGTGTTCGAGAACTACATCGCCAAGGATGAGGCGTCCTTCGCGACCTGGGCGGAGCTGATCGCGCGCCGGCCCGGCCGCTTCATGGTCGGCACGGACGTGGTGGGGCATTGGGACAAGTATCCCGCCAACATCCTCAAGTACAACGCCTTGCTGGATCGCCTGCCCCCGAAGACGGCCCGCATGATCGCGCGCGACAACATTCTCGGCCTGATCGGAAAACGCGCTGCGGCACAGCTGTCCGGCTCGGCCGGGGAGGCCGTTTCCGCGCGCGCCGTCTGA
- a CDS encoding sigma-54-dependent transcriptional regulator → MADHILILDDERNYLLILQTILEDEGYKVTALDDPETALTYLGESEVDVVVTDMKMPKLTGREVLEHVKKGYPHIPVLIMTAFGSIESAVEAMKLGAFDYITKPFSNEELLLSLSKAAQYARAQRENRMLREQIAERFALGNIIARAKPMLQILEMVQRAAPTKSTVLITGESGTGKELIARAIHQCSPRKDGPFVAVNCMAFGAGVLESELFGHEKGSFTGAVSRHRGRFEMADKGTLFLDEIGELSHDLQVKLLRVLQERTFERVGGSESIEVDIRVVAATNKNLQQAVKDGTFREDLYYRLNVVSLPLPPLRERREDIPILATHFLHKFSKEAGREFKGFSPSAMDYLTAFEWPGNVRQLENVMERCVVLAPGEYIDADDLPPEIKDEDSQFKSAVDLLPIKLDLAQTLDKIEAAVIRRALVRCEFVQSHAADLLGLSKSNLQYKLKKYNLAGK, encoded by the coding sequence ATGGCCGACCACATTCTGATCCTGGACGACGAACGCAACTACCTGCTCATCCTTCAGACCATCCTGGAGGACGAGGGCTACAAGGTCACGGCCCTGGACGACCCGGAAACCGCCCTGACCTACCTCGGTGAGTCCGAGGTGGACGTGGTGGTCACGGACATGAAGATGCCCAAGCTCACGGGCCGCGAGGTTCTGGAGCACGTCAAGAAAGGCTACCCGCACATCCCCGTGCTCATCATGACCGCCTTCGGCAGCATCGAATCCGCCGTGGAGGCCATGAAGCTCGGGGCCTTCGACTACATCACCAAGCCGTTCTCCAACGAGGAGCTGCTTCTCTCGCTCTCCAAGGCCGCGCAGTACGCCCGGGCCCAGCGCGAGAACCGGATGCTCCGCGAGCAGATCGCCGAACGCTTCGCCCTGGGCAACATCATCGCCCGCGCCAAGCCCATGCTCCAGATCCTGGAGATGGTCCAGCGCGCCGCGCCCACCAAGAGCACCGTGCTCATCACCGGCGAGTCCGGCACCGGCAAGGAGCTCATCGCCCGGGCCATCCATCAGTGCTCCCCGCGCAAGGACGGCCCCTTCGTGGCCGTGAACTGCATGGCCTTCGGCGCGGGTGTCCTGGAGTCCGAACTCTTCGGCCACGAGAAGGGCTCCTTCACCGGAGCCGTGTCCCGCCACCGGGGCCGCTTCGAAATGGCCGACAAGGGCACGCTCTTCCTGGACGAGATCGGGGAGCTCTCCCACGACCTCCAGGTCAAGCTCCTGCGCGTGCTCCAGGAGCGCACCTTCGAGCGCGTCGGCGGTTCCGAGTCCATCGAGGTGGACATCCGCGTGGTCGCCGCCACCAACAAGAACCTCCAGCAGGCCGTCAAGGACGGAACCTTCCGCGAGGATCTCTACTACCGTCTGAACGTGGTCAGCCTGCCCCTGCCGCCCCTGCGCGAGCGCCGCGAGGATATCCCCATCCTGGCCACCCACTTCCTGCACAAGTTCTCCAAGGAGGCGGGCCGGGAGTTCAAGGGCTTCAGTCCCTCGGCCATGGACTACCTCACGGCCTTCGAGTGGCCGGGCAACGTGCGCCAGCTGGAGAACGTCATGGAGCGCTGCGTGGTCCTGGCCCCGGGCGAGTACATCGACGCCGACGATCTGCCCCCGGAGATCAAGGACGAGGATTCCCAGTTCAAGAGCGCCGTGGACCTCCTGCCCATCAAGCTCGATCTGGCCCAGACCCTGGACAAGATCGAGGCCGCGGTCATCCGCCGGGCCCTGGTCCGCTGCGAGTTCGTCCAGTCCCATGCCGCCGACCTCCTCGGGCTGTCCAAGAGCAACCTCCAGTACAAGCTCAAGAAGTACAACCTGGCGGGCAAGTAG
- a CDS encoding sensor histidine kinase, translating to MESRHAPDSARPLQFVKVLSWTLLVLILGSSLALATLLSNYAERVLLEKQKQFAQLLTENLSHQIYTRFTLPTVIGYGAIALSNKEQYARLDQVVRTTIHSLNVQDLRLYALADYQVVYSLNPDIVGKKGLAGEGVKRARETGLNHFEFTIGVSRLVALFLPELKPGSMVLKGYSPLRAERSLSSGSDDNPVMGILEFTQDVTADYLAVLNFERLVVFSSLLTSLALFWVIMSVIRRADRMNMERLAEKERLERELLQQEKLAGMGRMVAGVAHEIRNPLGIICSSAELVLKKARAESPSYLRILEALFDEARRLSRTVGDFLDYARPRQPRRDDVDLCRVLEQAAVFLEPECEKKKVVIDRDCPPALVVKGDKDLLYRAFYNVVANAMQAMEPGGGTIRIRGSVDGEAVRVTLTDTGPGFPADSLDKVKDPFFTTKDSGTGLGLAIVQSIIESHGAALALSNAPEGGARVDITFPRT from the coding sequence TTGGAATCGCGACACGCCCCGGACTCGGCCCGGCCGCTCCAGTTCGTCAAGGTGCTTTCCTGGACCCTCCTGGTGCTCATCCTGGGCTCCAGTTTGGCGCTTGCGACCCTGCTCTCCAACTACGCCGAGCGCGTGCTCCTGGAGAAGCAGAAGCAGTTCGCCCAACTGCTCACCGAAAACCTGAGCCACCAGATATACACCCGCTTCACCCTGCCCACGGTCATCGGCTACGGGGCCATCGCCCTGTCCAACAAGGAGCAGTACGCCCGGCTGGACCAGGTGGTGCGCACCACCATCCACAGCCTGAACGTCCAGGATCTGCGGCTTTACGCCCTGGCCGACTACCAGGTGGTCTACTCCCTGAACCCGGACATCGTGGGCAAGAAAGGCCTGGCCGGGGAGGGCGTGAAGCGGGCCCGCGAAACCGGGCTCAACCACTTCGAGTTCACCATCGGCGTGTCCCGGCTGGTCGCCTTGTTCCTGCCCGAACTCAAGCCCGGGAGCATGGTCCTCAAGGGATATTCTCCCCTGCGCGCGGAGCGCAGCCTCTCGTCGGGCAGCGACGACAACCCGGTCATGGGCATCCTGGAGTTCACCCAGGACGTCACCGCCGACTATCTGGCCGTGCTCAACTTCGAGCGCCTGGTGGTCTTCTCCTCCCTGCTCACCTCCCTGGCCCTGTTCTGGGTCATCATGTCGGTCATCCGCCGGGCCGACCGCATGAACATGGAGCGCCTGGCCGAGAAGGAGCGCCTGGAGCGCGAACTGCTCCAGCAGGAGAAGCTCGCGGGCATGGGCCGCATGGTCGCCGGAGTGGCCCACGAGATCCGCAACCCCCTGGGCATCATCTGCTCCAGCGCCGAGCTGGTGCTCAAGAAGGCCCGGGCCGAGAGTCCCTCCTACCTGCGGATCCTGGAGGCCCTCTTCGACGAGGCCAGGCGTCTGTCGCGTACCGTGGGCGACTTCCTGGACTATGCCCGGCCCCGCCAGCCCCGCCGCGACGACGTGGATCTCTGCCGCGTCCTGGAGCAGGCCGCCGTGTTCCTGGAGCCCGAGTGCGAGAAGAAGAAGGTCGTCATTGATCGCGACTGTCCGCCCGCTCTCGTGGTCAAGGGTGACAAGGATCTGCTCTACCGCGCCTTCTACAACGTCGTGGCCAACGCCATGCAGGCCATGGAGCCCGGCGGCGGCACGATCCGCATCCGGGGCTCCGTCGACGGCGAGGCCGTGCGTGTGACCCTCACGGACACCGGCCCCGGCTTCCCGGCCGACAGCCTGGACAAGGTCAAGGATCCCTTCTTCACCACCAAGGACAGCGGCACGGGCCTGGGCCTGGCCATCGTGCAGAGCATCATCGAGTCCCACGGCGCCGCGCTCGCCCTGTCCAACGCTCCCGAGGGCGGGGCCAGGGTGGACATCACCTTCCCGCGCACGTAA